AGCCGCCGCCCTTCCTGCTGGACGTACGCAGCACAGAAGAGGTAGAGGCGAACGGCCGCATCGAAGGCTCCGTCGTCATCCCCCTGCGCGAGGTCGGCAAGCACACCGATCAATTGCCCTCGTTCGACACCACCATCGTCTCCTACTGCGGATCGGGTTGGCGCTGCACCATCGCCATGACCGAACTGGGAGCGCTGGGTTGGCAGGACGTCCTGTCGCTTAAAGGCAACAGCTTCGGCGGATGGGTGGAAGCCGGTTATCCGGTGGTCGAAGGCGTGCCTGATCCTGTGGTGCTCAACGCCGCCGATCCCAACGCAGCGTTGCTGGCACGCGTCGATGAAACGCTGTCCAACGTTCCCGATGGTTACGGCGTGATTACTGCCGAGGCGCTCAACACCGAGATCGCCGAGAATCCGGACCTCATTCTCATCGACGTTCGTCGAGCGGACGAAGTCCAGGCAAAGGGCGCCATCGCCGGCGCGATCCACATCCCGCTGGAAAGCTTCATCGACGGTAAAGCGGATTGGCCGTCTAACAAGGACGCCGCGATCGCGGTGTACTGTGGGTCGGGCCACCGCTCCACCATCGCCATGACCATCCTGTGGACCTACGGCTACAGCGACGTGCGCAGCCTGAAAGGCGGGTTCTCCGCCTGGGCCGATGCGGGGTATGCCATTTCAGGCGGCGAAGCTGCACTGGACGCAGCTTTCAACGCTTTTCTGGGAAGCATGACCGGCTACAACACCTACAGCATCGACGCATTGAACACCGCGATCGCCGAGGGCAACGCGCCCTTCCTGCTGGACGTCCGCACCGTGGATGAAGTCGAGGAAAACGGCTACATCGAAGGGGCCATCGTGGTTCCCTTGCGCGAGGTGGGCAAGAACACCGATCTGCTGCCCGGCTTCGATACGACCATCGTCTCCTACTGCGGCTCCGGTTGGCGCTGCACGATCGCCATGACCGGGCTGGATGCGCTGGGCTACGACGTGCTGTCGCTGAAGGGCAACAGCTTCGGCGGTTGGGTGGAAGCCGGATACCCGGTTGCCGAAGGCGTTCCACAGGCCGAGGTGCTCAACGGCGCCACGCCCGATCCGGGCTTGCTGGCCTCGATCGACGACATGCTCTCGAACGTTCCCGAGGGGTATGGCGTGATCACCGCCGAGGCGCTCAACTCCGAGATCGTCGAGAACCCGGATGTCATTTTAATCGACGTCCGCCGCCAGGATGAAGTGGAGGCGAACGGACTGATCGAGGGTGCCATTCACATCCCCCTGGAGAGTTTCATCGACGGCAAGGCGGATTGGCCGGCCGACAAGAGTGCCACGATCGTTGTGTACTGCGGCTCGGGGCACCGCTCCACCATCGCCATGACCATGCTGTGGACATACGGCTACAGCGACGTACGCAGCCTGAAGGGTGGATTCGGCGGATGGGTGGACGCCGGCTATCCCGTCGTGGAATACGCGATGCAGTAGTCTGCCCGATTGGAATTCCGGAAAATTACGGGCCATCCATGCAAATGGGTGGCCTGTTTTCATTTCCGTCCTGCGGCTGGCGCCGGATATGTATCCGGTGCCGTCATACACAATCGCTGGCGACGGATATGCATCCGGTGCCGACTTACACAATCGCTGGCGCCGGATATGTATCCGGTGCCGGCTTACACATTCGCTGGCGCCGGATATGTATCCGGTGCCGTTATTTAGCGGATTTTAATCCGCTGCATTCCGATACAGTTTTTAGGGGATCACCGGCAGATACACATCTGCCCACTACAGGTTGCGGATGGATATCCGCAACCAGCGTAAAACCGCGCTGGCGCCGGATGTGTGTTCGGTGCCGGCTATCCCAAACGAAAAACACTAGCCAACCAAAAATCTACATAAATTAATCTGCCATCATTCTTTCGGCAAGTAATTCATTTTCAATTAAAAATAGGCTGAGCCATGTCATCAAAATACAAAATTACGCCAAACACAAACATATACTTCATAACCACCAGTACTCACCTTTGGATACCCATTCTAACCAACGAACCGCTCTGTAAAATCATTCTGGATAGCCTTAAATACTGTCAGACCAACAAGGGGTTGAGAATACACGGTTACGTGATCATGCCCAGCCACATCCATGCATTGATCAGTCATGAGATCTCCTCGCAAATACCCAATGTCATCCGCGATTTCAAGCGTCATACCAGCAGACAGATCAAGGATTTCTTGTACAAGCATGGAAAGTTCAGCCGGCTCTTTTGGGTAAAGGTATTTCACAACGATAAAGACAGCCGGACGCACGTCTGGCAGAGAGGCTATCACCCGAAAGCGGTTTTTAGTGCCCATTTCTTCAAACAAAAGTTGACCTATATTCATGCCAATCCGGTTCGCAAAGGTTACATTGAAAAGCCTGAGTATTGGAAATATTCCAGCGCGCGGAATTACCTGCTTGGTGATAACAGCTTGATCGTGATTGATGAGATTTCCTGGTGAGAGAATTACAGATACATATCTGCCCACTACCGGTTGCGGATGGATATCCGCAACCAGCGGAAAGCCGCGCTGGCGCCGGATATGTATCCGGTGCCTTTATTTAGCGGATTTTAATCCGCTGCATTCCGATACAGTTTTTAGGGGATCACCGGCAGATACACATCTGCCCACTACCGGTTGCGGATGGATATCCGCAACCAGCGGAAAGCCGCGCTGGCGACGGATGTGTGTTCGGTGCCGATATGCAGCGGATTTTAATCCGCTGCAGTCCAACACGAATTTATTGGGATCACATGCAGATACATATCTGCCCATTACCTGTTGCGGATGAATATCCGCAACCGACATTTCTACTTCCTGCCCATCCGCCCCACGTCCTCCCAGGCAACCACTCGCATTCGGCGCCAGAGGGCATCGTCCCGGACCCGTTCGGTAAAATCCAACCAGGTTTTTTCCAGTGAGCGCCAATGCTTTCGAGGAATCATCATCCATATTGACAGCTCCCTGTCCAACCGGCGGCTGAGTTCTCGGCCGACCAGGAGCGTGCGACAATTGATAATGCCGCTCACAGGGCGGCGCATCCTGCCCGGACTGTGGGCGCTCACCGAGATCGAGCTCTGCAGAAAAAGATGCCTGCGGCAATTCCCAGTAGCGGCAGGCCGTTTCAGACGTACTCAGATCCGAATGGATTTCCGGGCAGCGTCCGGCTGCGTAACGCGAACAGCGGCCAGGGGCACTCAAATGTTTTGCCTCGACGGCGATCAGCTTCGTCTGTCCCAACAAGAACAGATCCACCTCCGTTCGCAGACCTTCGCCGTCGATCCTTTCCAGGACACCATCCAATCCGGGCAAACGCTTGCCGCGCACGTCGAAACCCCAGAAGTAGGGCCGCAGCGCGTCATCAGCGTCGGATTGTCCGACTGCTCCCCACAACGGGCGGATTTGAGTCAACTGCTTGAAGGAGAGTGCGGGCTGTGCCAGGGGGTAAATCAGGTTCCAGACCAGGGCATTTTCGGACCGTGGAGTGTGGAAATTCGCCAGAACAGTCTCCGGCAGCACATCGAATATCGGCTCGTCCAATCCGTGCAGGATCCGGTCGGGCAGCGGCCGTTTTCTGCGATGTGAAACGGGGCTAATCCGCCACCTCCGCCAGTAAGTGCAGCGCCTCCTGCAGCGCAGGAAGAAGCTGTTCGGCCTCCGCTTCCAGACGTCCGGCGAAGGCCATGGGAATCTGTCCGGCAATCTGTCCTGCTATGCGTTGATTCAGCTGCTCGAGCACGACGATGGCGTCGAGATAGCCGATAACGGCGATCGCTTTCACCGCGGCTACACGAATGGCGATGTCTGCACGGCCATCTTTCACGATTGCCAGCATCGTCTCCCCAGAAAAGGAACAGGCTTGCAGCAATGAACAGACTTGTTCCGTTTGATCCGCATCGTAGGCGATCACTTGCAGGAGAGAATAGATTTCACGCGTGCGCATCCCGGTGAGTACGCGTCGAACCCAACTCCTGACTTCAACGGGCGGCCTTTCTGTATCCGACGCGGACACACAAACCTCAGCCAGTGCGGCGGCGATCCTGGTTCGCAAATCGATATCGGGCTCTCGGATTTGACCGGCAATTACCGCCGCAGCCAAGGGCGATCGCCGGTGGGCGTCCATCTCGACGAGGGTTTTCAAGCCTTTACGCCGCAGTTCCAGATCCGGCGATAGTAAATCTTCGAGCCCCAGCGTCAGGTCCGCAGTGGAACCGTCGGCCAGCACCTCGAGGACGGCGGGTTCGAAAAACGTATCTTGCTGCACCGGAGCAAAATCCTTTTGTTTTAGATCAGAGATCTTCGACGATGTTGAGAACAACGTTCATCAAGTCCTTGAAGCACCGCGGCGAATCGAGATGCAAGCCGTACGCTCGCCGGTTGAGTGAGAGCAGCGCCTGGAAATCTCCGATCGCCTGGGCGCGTTCGAGTATGGCAAAGCTTTTCGCTTCGCTCTCTACTGTTACGTCCTTGACCGGGTCAGACGCCACCAACAGGAAGAAACCCGTATTCGGGCCACCTTTGTGATACTGGCCGGTCGAATGCAGGTAGCGTGGTCCGAAACCCACGGTCGAGGCGATGCCGAGTTGTTTCAAGATCGCTCTGCGTACTCGCTCCAGGATTTTCATCGAAACGCTGCCCTGATGGAGGTAGAGCAGGAAGGCGAGGTAGGACAAACCCTCGCGGTCGACGAAAATCGATCGCAGCAGCGTCTCCAGCGAGTCTGCCTCGGCATCGAATGGGTCGTCTCCCGATCCCCAGAGTGATATTCCATCTCCACGCCAGAGAATCCTGGGCTGCGGCAGAGTGCCCTTTCGTTTGAAGGTTTTCAACAAGTCCATCGTGCTGTCTTTGGCGCGCTGCACGTTGGGCTGGTCGAAAGCGTTCACTCCGATCAGATGACAGGATACGGACGTGGCGACTTCCCATTGGAAGAAAGCGCCTCCCAGACTACGCGCATCGTTCCCGAGTTCGAGTACGACGACGGGCAACTTGCCCCGGACCCAACCGCGTAGACGGCGATCGTACTTACCTTCCGAGCGTAGATATACCAGCAGGCGGTCATCCGTATAGGCGCCTGCCGATTCGGGCGGCTCGCCGACGACCGGC
The nucleotide sequence above comes from Anaerolineales bacterium. Encoded proteins:
- a CDS encoding rhodanese-like domain-containing protein; translation: MKSRIFWIMTAIFLFGLMASACAKEAPPTEAIQQPAEAVEPTEAEEMMAEEPAELSETDLDAAFNAFLSNMVGYNTVSLEALNEMLAEEPPPFLLDVRSTEEVEANGRIEGSVVIPLREVGKHTDQLPSFDTTIVSYCGSGWRCTIAMTELGALGWQDVLSLKGNSFGGWVEAGYPVVEGVPDPVVLNAADPNAALLARVDETLSNVPDGYGVITAEALNTEIAENPDLILIDVRRADEVQAKGAIAGAIHIPLESFIDGKADWPSNKDAAIAVYCGSGHRSTIAMTILWTYGYSDVRSLKGGFSAWADAGYAISGGEAALDAAFNAFLGSMTGYNTYSIDALNTAIAEGNAPFLLDVRTVDEVEENGYIEGAIVVPLREVGKNTDLLPGFDTTIVSYCGSGWRCTIAMTGLDALGYDVLSLKGNSFGGWVEAGYPVAEGVPQAEVLNGATPDPGLLASIDDMLSNVPEGYGVITAEALNSEIVENPDVILIDVRRQDEVEANGLIEGAIHIPLESFIDGKADWPADKSATIVVYCGSGHRSTIAMTMLWTYGYSDVRSLKGGFGGWVDAGYPVVEYAMQ
- a CDS encoding transposase, whose translation is MSSKYKITPNTNIYFITTSTHLWIPILTNEPLCKIILDSLKYCQTNKGLRIHGYVIMPSHIHALISHEISSQIPNVIRDFKRHTSRQIKDFLYKHGKFSRLFWVKVFHNDKDSRTHVWQRGYHPKAVFSAHFFKQKLTYIHANPVRKGYIEKPEYWKYSSARNYLLGDNSLIVIDEISW